The Synechococcus sp. RS9916 DNA segment ACCGCAGCCAGGATCACCAGAGTGATCAGGACATTGGATCCTTTGTCACACCAGGGACGCAACCGTCGACAAAGACCTGGAGCCCGCACGTTCAGGGACACGCCGATCAACACCGGGAGGGTGGCGATGGCAATCATCTTGAGGCTGAGCCCGAGGGTGGAGATGGAAACATCCAAGCCCGGCATCAGCACCTGAGCCGACCCAATCAGAAGCAGCGGCAGCGTCACGGCAGTGATCACACTGGCCAGCGCTGTGTAAGAGATCGAAAGCGCCACATCGCCTCGCGCCAGACGTGTGAAGAGATTGGATGTCACGCCGCCAGGACATCCGCTGAGGATCATCACGCCGACTGCGAGTTCTCCTTTCAGGCCAAACAGAAGCACCAGGCTGAATGCCACGCACGGCAGCAGCAGCACCTGGGCGATGGCGCCAGCGACCAAGGCACGGGGCTGCACAACAGCGAGTCTGAAATCCTCAGGCCGGAGCGTGATGCCCAGCGTGAACATGATGAACGCCAGTCCAAGAGAAAGCGCGACAGCGATCATCAAGACAGACGGAAGAGTCCAGAATTTACCGAATCCATGACCTCTGCCTGTCAGAGGCCTGGATCATTCAGCTGTTGGAGACTGGATTCCGAGCGGTGAAGGATGGTGCCTTGACGCGACGCTGAATCACAACCACTCGCGACAACAAACAGCCAATGCCAGTGAGGGCGACAGCGACCTTTATGGACATCAGATTGAAGCTTTCAACATCCGCATAGCTGACGATGAAGAGCGAGAAAAGAAATCCCCAGAGAAGAGAAATCTCGGCATAGAGCTCATGATGGAGAGCTGGATGGCTTGCATCAGCTCTGATCACATCCCGAAGGATTGCACCTCCTGCTCCTGTCATGGCACTAAGGATCGGCCCCCAGACCAAGAGCGGATTGCAACGCTCCTCGACAGCAACGATCACACCCACCACTGTGAATGCGGCAAGGCCCACAGCATCAAGGAGTTGGATGATCCAGTAGCCCTTGGTTTCAAGCACAGGGAGCAATTGCAGACGGAAATGACGCTCAGGCAACCGAAGTGCCGCATAGCTGATCAGCACGACAAGACAGACCACAGCGAGGTGATGAGAGGAGTCCATCACCGCAGGGCGGTCTCGATTGACAATCAGATCCCTGAGGATTCCACCACCCACCGCAGGGAGACTGGCGAGCACAAAAGCGCCGAAGAGACTGAAGTTCTCCTTGCGTGCGAGAAGAACACCCGAGAACGCAAATGCTGCAGTCCCGATGATGTCGAGCAGCTTGAACCACGGTTGATCAGCGGCCAGCCCAAGAAGCATGGGGAAGAGGTGCCCACGCACGATCATGTTGTAAGTGCCATTAGCCCGAATCGTTTTGAGTGCATGGTTGAAGGCTTGAACCAGTTCGGGCGAGGTGCTGCGACGACTGAACAAAGCCACGATTGGGCCACTAAAGATGGGCTGTTCACCTATCACCAACTGATCACCAAAGTTGTTCTCCCAGATCAGCGTTGCCCCGACCAAGCGATCAACCGCCACCAAGTCGACTTTTCCCTCAACGAGGTTTTGAAGATTCGACTGTTCATCCGAGCTTGAAAGCCAACGCTTGTGGTTGACGGGGTCCTTCAGAAACGCATCAAGGAAGTCTCCATAGACGTAACCATCCACAACTCCGAGCCTCAGTCGGCTGCTCGGGAAGCGCTTGATAAAGGCACGCTTCTCCAGCAGTTGTCTGGCTTTAACGCTGCTCCGACGTGCCACCAGCACAATGTCTTCCATTCGATAGGGATCAGAGAAGTAGGCGTACTCACCACGCTCTTGGGTCATGAAGGCCCCTCCAGCGATATCGCGTGAGCCTTCCCTCAACAGCTGCTGATGCTCGTCCCAGTTGAGCTGGGGCAGATCAAGGGTGAACTGAAGCTTCTGTTCGAAAATTTCTCGGAACAGTTCGACGTCGAGCCCGGTCAGCTTCTGCCCATCGTCCTTGGCGTCGATGTATTGATAGGGCATCCAGGGATACCAGCCGCCACGAAGCTCTGAAACCGAGGCGGCATGAACGCGCACTCCGTGACTGAGAGTCACCAGCAGCAGGAGCAGCAAGCAGCCAGCTCCCCATGCCGTTCGTTGGCGGCGCATGAATCCTGTTGGGTGTCACCCAATTCTTGACAGCCTGCATTGGAACATCTGGTATCTGCCAATAAAAAATCAGGAAAAAGCCCCCACCTTGCGGAGGGGGCTTTCCGATTCAACCGAAGCTGAATCTTTTGGAGACTTCAGCCTCAGGCTGTCTCGATCAACCGATGGCGGGAGCTTGCAGAGCCACAGGAGTGGACTCAGCAGCAGCCAGGTCGAGGGGGAAGTTGTGAGCGTTGCGCTCGTGCATCACTTCCATGCCGAGGTTGGCGCGGTTCAGCACATCAGCCCAGGTGTTCAGGACGCGGCCCTGACCATCAAGGATGGACTGGTTGAAGTTGAAACCGTTGAGGTTGAACGCCATGGTGCTGACGCCCAGGGCAGTGAACCAGATGCCAACGACAGGCCAGGCAGCCAGGAAGAAGTGAAGGCTGCGGCTGTTGTTGAAGGAGGCGTATTGGAAGATCAGGCGACCGAAGTAACCGTGGGCAGCCACGATGTTGTAGGTCTCTTCCTCTTGGCCGAACTTGTAGCCGTAGTTCTGGGACTCGCTCTCGGTGGTTTCACGCACCAGGGAGGAGGTCACCAGGGAGCCGTGCATGGCGGAGAACAGGCTGCCACCGAAAACACCAGCCACACCCAGCATGTGGAAGGGGTGCATCAGGATGTTGTGCTCGGCCTGGAACACCAGCATGAAGTTGAAGGTGCCAGAGATGCCCAGGGGCATGCCGTCAGAGAAGGAACCCTGACCGAAGGGGTAGACCAGGAACACTGCAGAAGCAGCGGCCACGGGTGCGCTGTAAGCAACGCAGATCCAAGGACGCATGCCGAGGCGGTAGGAGAGTTCCCACTCGCGACCCATGTAGCAGAAGATGCCGATCAGGAAGTGGAAGACAACCAGCTGGTAAGGACCGCCGTTGTACAGCCACTCATCGAGAGAAGCAGCTTCCCAGATGGGATAGAAGTGCAGGCCGATGGCGTTGGAGGAAGGAACAACAGCACCGGAGATGATGTTGTTGCCGTAGATCAGGGAGCCGGCGACGGGCTCACGGATGCCGTCGATGTCGACGGGGGGAGCTGCGATGAACGCAACGATGAAGCAGGTGGTGGCGGCCAGCAGGGTGGGGATCATCAGCACACCGAACCAGCCCACATAGAGGCGGTTGTTGGTGGAGGTGACCCACTCGCAGAACTGCTGCCAGCCAGTGGCGCCGGAGCGCTGCTGAATGGTGGTGGTCATGAGAACGGAAAAGAAGGTCTCCGAAGAGACGGGTTACGGAAGGGCAGGAAGCCCTGCCGGCCGCAGTGTAACGGAAGATTGAGCGTTGTAACGCAAATGAGATCTCGCTCACGCAAGGGGTGGCCGACCAGCAGCAGGCCTCTTACATCACGAGTTCTTGAGCAAACAGGCCAAGCCAGCCACCCGGAGCCGAGGGGAACTCAACAAAGACTTAAGATTCTCGAATTGAGACTCATTGAGCGCGTGGTTCTGATCCGTTGGTTCCAATCCGGGCAACGCCTGGAAGAAACCGTGCCTTTCACCCAGGCCCGCCATCGCCGTCTTGAGCTGGAGGCTCAGGGCGCTGTTGTGTATTGGAGTGAACGTCTGGTGCATTACGGCTGAGGCAGCAGACTGGCTGCAGGCAAGGCAGCCATGAAATCCGTGCGACCCATGTCCATCCGATCCGGCCAGCTGCGCGTTCTGGCCTTGATCAGCACCGTCGGCTGTCTCGCAGCCGGATGCACTGCGCAACCGCAGAATCCGAACGCCATCGAGCAAGGCGAGGCGATTAAGCGTCTCGATTACCGCCTCCAACAACTCGAAAGCCGCATCGATTCAGGAACAACAGAGAGACCTGATCAAGGCGACAAGACCCCTCCAGGTCCCGTGAAATCACTCACGCTGAGGCTGGGGACAGTCGATGACCGACTGCGCATCTACTGGGAAGACGGCACCACCACCAACCTCCCCTGCACCGAAGAGCAAAACACTTGGGTCTGTGGCTGAAGTAGCAGCGCTAACGCGCTTGCCGGTCACATCCAGTCAGACCTGCCGTTAAACCCAGACATGCCTGCAGGCCCCTCAATCGCCAGGATTAAAGGCATGCAGGATTAAAGGCATGTCTGTTCCTCCCTCCACACCTTTTGGTGTCACCCGTTCCGCAGTGATGGCACTGATCCTGATGGCGGGGTCAAACCTGATGGCGCCAACCAGTGCGCAATCCCAGGCGATGCCGGTCGCGCAAACCCGTGCTGCCAACCTGGCCCGCATGCGGGCGGAATCCCTCAATGGCGGGGTAGCGAACTACCGTGCCGCTCGCTGCATGTACAGCACGGGAGCCCCTGCCTGCCTGGTGAACAAGTCAAGCAACGGGTACGTATTTCGTTTCCAAGGGGGCCCTCCCGGATGGCAGCAGCGCCAACCTGCCCAACCCACGACCCTCACCACCGTGACGGTCACTCCCGACGGTGAAACCATCCAAACCGTTAGCAATACCGCTTTGCCCTGACGTTGACATCGTCATCACCGGTGGCCACCACTGAAGGGAATCCCTTCCTCACGATGCATCGGTTTCGTCCTTTGACTCTCCTGGCTGCCCTCAGTGGCGCAGCTGCACTTGGCGTGGCCCTCCCCAGCCTGGTGCAGGCCCAGGTGCCAGCCGCGCAGGTGCGAGCGCTCAACCTCGCCCGCAACACCGCAGTGACGCAGAACGGCGGACTGGGCGTGTATCGGCCCCAACCCTGCATGTTTGAAACCAGCGCCGGAGGTGGCTCCTGCCTGATCAGCAACAACGCTGACGGCTTCACCTTCCTCTTCCTGGGCGGCAAGCCAGGCTGGCCTGAAAACAACAGCCCTGCCACAACCGAGACGGAAATTCTGGTCGCCCCGGATGGGACCGCCGTTGAACAGGTGATCTACAACGGAGCCCCGCGCTAAGACGCCCTCAATAGAGCGGTCAAGGCTTCTGGCGCTGACCGCTCCAAGGGCCAACGCTCACGCTCGGTCAGGCTCAAGGCGATGCCCTTTTCGCCGTAGGCTGCCTCATTGATGAAGACGGGCACCCGGCCCGAGGGGCCGTCGTAGAGAATCTCGCTGCCGTCAGCCTTGAGGAACAAGGGATCGCCGTCCATCAGCAGACGCCAATCAGCCCCCTGAAGACTGGGATGCACGCAGGCGAGAGGGCGGCCCTGATCGTCACGGGGCAGATCCACACTGCCGAGATGGCGGTGCACCAGCAGAGACTGCGGCCCAGTCCACCGGCCCTGCGAGGCCTCGGCCACCACCTCAAGACAGGCCTGGAGACTCAGCCGCGTTGCTTCAACGATGCGAGACGTGAGCACCATCTGAGGCACGGGCCCGATCTCGATCACCACACCGCACGGCCAGCGCTCCACCAGAAAGCCCTGTTGGGCCAGGTCTGCCTCATGCAGATACACCGGCAAGCCCAGGCGCTGTTGCACGCCCGCAGCCAAGGCCAGATCAGCGGGTCGACGGCCGTAGACCACAAGGGAACTGCCCATCGCCGCCGTGGTGCTGTGCAGATCGAGAGCCAGCGAACAAGGTTTCGGCGCTTTCGGGCCGTATGCACGCACCAGGCTTTGGGCACGAGCCATTTCTCGGTCCACCGCTGATGTCCCTGCCGCTGCCTGCTCCAGGAGATCGGGGCGAAAGCTGCGATTGAGATCCCGATCGAGATAACGCCGACCCTGCTCCCGCGCCGCAGGATTGCCAATCACTGGGACCACCTCAAGACCGCAGGCATCAATGAGATCCGGTTGCTGCTGCCACTGGTCAAGCAACCAGGGAGCATTGATCTCGTTGCCATGGGTTCCGGCCACCACCAAGACCCGCGGACTCGCCATGCACCCCCTGCCACGGACACCAGACTGGCACTGATGCAGATCGGAGCCCATGGCTGTTCCACCACTGGTCGTCGCCACCGCACGGGAAGGCTGGCGCTGGCAGTGGCGCCAGTTGATGCAAGGGCTCGGGCCAGCCGACACCGAGGGGCGCTATGTGCGTCCCCCCAGTGATCGTCTGGAGGTAACCGTGCCTGATGCTGCTGCTCTGGATCGGCGCTCAGTGCTGCAGCGCCCACGCCTGGTGATCGGACGCAGCTGCCCCTGGGCCCATCGCACCTGGCTGATGCACAGGCTCAGGCAGCTGGAAGGCAGCCTCGAGCTGTTGATGGCCACGGCCGATCACCGCGCCGGACGCTGGACCCTGGAACCGACCTGGATGGATTGCAGCACCCTGGTGGAGCTCTACCGGCACTGCGGCACGCCCCCCAATCACCGCGCCACGGTGCCGGCACTGGTGGATCCCGGAGACCATGGCCACTGTGCTGCGGAACTCCTGGGCAATGACAGTGCGGCCCTCAGCGAAGCCCTCAATCGCTGGCCTGGCGGGGATGGAGCCCCAGACCTGGCCCCGCAAGGCACCCAAGAGGCCATCGAGCGTTGGCAAACCCTGCTGCAACCAGCAGTGAATGATGGGGTGTATCGCTGCGGCTTTGCTCGAACGCAGAAGGCCTATGACGAGGCCAGCGACGCACTGTTCGCCGCCCTGGACCAAGTGGAAGCGGCTCTGCAGCAAAAAGGGCCGTGGTTGTGCGGTGCACAGCTGACGATCGCCGATGTGCGCTTGTTTCCCACCCTGATCCGCTGGGAGCTTGTGTATGCCCCCCTGTTTGGCTGCAGCGCCAGGCCGTTGTGGATGTTCCCTGCCCTATGGCGCTGGCGCCAGCGCTTTTACGCCCTGCCCGGAGTCGCAGCCACCTGCGATGGCGAGGCCTGGCGGCGGGATTACTTCGGCGCGCTCTTCCCGCTCAATCCCGGCGGACTGGTTCCTGCGGGGCCGGACCTGAACACATTGATCAGCGCGGCACCCCAGTAGCGCGAACTGGGAGCAATCGAGTCACCTGATTTTCACCCGATCTGACCCGAGACCCCACCAGCAAGCGAACGCAAGCCTCACCAGGAGCGCAGAGACCTTGTGGATGTCAAAGAGGCCACGCCTCACCACAACATCTCAGGTACTCAGCAATGACGACAGCAACCACAGCGCGCTTCGTGATCAAGGTCACGAACAACAACGACGACGGCGAAGGATCCCTGCGGGAAGCCATTCGCCAAGGTAATCAAGCGGTACAAGAAGGCAAAGCGGTTGAAATTGCCTTTACTTCAAGCCTTCACATCAAAGTAAAAACTGGCTACCAC contains these protein-coding regions:
- a CDS encoding bile acid:sodium symporter family protein, which translates into the protein MIAVALSLGLAFIMFTLGITLRPEDFRLAVVQPRALVAGAIAQVLLLPCVAFSLVLLFGLKGELAVGVMILSGCPGGVTSNLFTRLARGDVALSISYTALASVITAVTLPLLLIGSAQVLMPGLDVSISTLGLSLKMIAIATLPVLIGVSLNVRAPGLCRRLRPWCDKGSNVLITLVILAAVLSQWSLLTANLLVLAPLLLVLNLLMLAIGLGVGQLLALPRTQVTTLAIESGFQNGSIGIVVGTLLAGDAVTAQLSTYSLPSAIYGVLMLFTVVPMVLWRRATAVSPASLLEDSLPLRSRSTLPRPALRRLK
- a CDS encoding TRIC cation channel family protein; the encoded protein is MRRQRTAWGAGCLLLLLLVTLSHGVRVHAASVSELRGGWYPWMPYQYIDAKDDGQKLTGLDVELFREIFEQKLQFTLDLPQLNWDEHQQLLREGSRDIAGGAFMTQERGEYAYFSDPYRMEDIVLVARRSSVKARQLLEKRAFIKRFPSSRLRLGVVDGYVYGDFLDAFLKDPVNHKRWLSSSDEQSNLQNLVEGKVDLVAVDRLVGATLIWENNFGDQLVIGEQPIFSGPIVALFSRRSTSPELVQAFNHALKTIRANGTYNMIVRGHLFPMLLGLAADQPWFKLLDIIGTAAFAFSGVLLARKENFSLFGAFVLASLPAVGGGILRDLIVNRDRPAVMDSSHHLAVVCLVVLISYAALRLPERHFRLQLLPVLETKGYWIIQLLDAVGLAAFTVVGVIVAVEERCNPLLVWGPILSAMTGAGGAILRDVIRADASHPALHHELYAEISLLWGFLFSLFIVSYADVESFNLMSIKVAVALTGIGCLLSRVVVIQRRVKAPSFTARNPVSNS
- the psbA gene encoding photosystem II q(b) protein, yielding MTTTIQQRSGATGWQQFCEWVTSTNNRLYVGWFGVLMIPTLLAATTCFIVAFIAAPPVDIDGIREPVAGSLIYGNNIISGAVVPSSNAIGLHFYPIWEAASLDEWLYNGGPYQLVVFHFLIGIFCYMGREWELSYRLGMRPWICVAYSAPVAAASAVFLVYPFGQGSFSDGMPLGISGTFNFMLVFQAEHNILMHPFHMLGVAGVFGGSLFSAMHGSLVTSSLVRETTESESQNYGYKFGQEEETYNIVAAHGYFGRLIFQYASFNNSRSLHFFLAAWPVVGIWFTALGVSTMAFNLNGFNFNQSILDGQGRVLNTWADVLNRANLGMEVMHERNAHNFPLDLAAAESTPVALQAPAIG
- a CDS encoding aspartoacylase yields the protein MASPRVLVVAGTHGNEINAPWLLDQWQQQPDLIDACGLEVVPVIGNPAAREQGRRYLDRDLNRSFRPDLLEQAAAGTSAVDREMARAQSLVRAYGPKAPKPCSLALDLHSTTAAMGSSLVVYGRRPADLALAAGVQQRLGLPVYLHEADLAQQGFLVERWPCGVVIEIGPVPQMVLTSRIVEATRLSLQACLEVVAEASQGRWTGPQSLLVHRHLGSVDLPRDDQGRPLACVHPSLQGADWRLLMDGDPLFLKADGSEILYDGPSGRVPVFINEAAYGEKGIALSLTERERWPLERSAPEALTALLRAS
- a CDS encoding glutathione S-transferase C-terminal domain-containing protein, whose amino-acid sequence is MAVPPLVVATAREGWRWQWRQLMQGLGPADTEGRYVRPPSDRLEVTVPDAAALDRRSVLQRPRLVIGRSCPWAHRTWLMHRLRQLEGSLELLMATADHRAGRWTLEPTWMDCSTLVELYRHCGTPPNHRATVPALVDPGDHGHCAAELLGNDSAALSEALNRWPGGDGAPDLAPQGTQEAIERWQTLLQPAVNDGVYRCGFARTQKAYDEASDALFAALDQVEAALQQKGPWLCGAQLTIADVRLFPTLIRWELVYAPLFGCSARPLWMFPALWRWRQRFYALPGVAATCDGEAWRRDYFGALFPLNPGGLVPAGPDLNTLISAAPQ